The Schistosoma haematobium chromosome 7, whole genome shotgun sequence genome contains a region encoding:
- a CDS encoding hypothetical protein (SECRETED:SignalP(1-22)), which yields MNRLITLFLSISLFSVLSVTQTTETNSEVLYRYPTPVPRPSVYFDNPEVKFEDLTFTKFIHYIVKKLLWVFDNLMLKDYETEIKQHNTSQMYKFRLPQETTTEEK from the exons aTGAATCGCCTGATAACTTTATTCTTAAGTATATCCCTCTTCAGTGTATTATCAGTAACACAGACTACTGAAA CTAATTCAGAGGTTCT ATACAGATATCCAACACCTGT TCCTCGTCCATCTGTGTATTT TGATAATCCTGAAGTGAAATT CGAAGATCTTACATTtacaaa ATTTATACATTATATCGTTAA GAAATTGCTATGGGTATTTGA TAATTTAATGTTAAAAGATTATGAAACGGAAATCAAACAACATAACACATCTCAAATGTACAAGTTTAGATTACCTCAAGAAACAACTACTGAAGAGAAATAA